The region ATAGTTAATCATTAAACATACTGGTTCAGTCTGAGAGCTTTGATCGCTCTGCTCTCAGGAAAACCCATTTCAGTAAGCTGCTGGAGGGCTGTTTCATCTACCCgatcctcttcatcttcatccaacATTGCTACAAGTAGCACAAAGACCAGCTTAGAGCATCGATGTTTACTTGGATTACTTGATGTTTACTGAATCTTCTCTTACCAACAACTACACAACAACTACACGTGCACATAAACCATtttcataaatatttgatttagcCGATAAATGAACCTTTCAGACAGTCAAATAATTAATACAGACTAGATTTAAAGAGTTCGATGCCGTACCATTGGCCTTTTTGAAGAGTTCGACAGCATCAGGGTTCAAGGCAAGAAGTTTCTGTGCAACTTCAATGAGAGAAACCAGGATTTTGCGTAGTTCTGTCTGAAACtaggacaaaaacacaagtgCATTTGCTTTTAACAAAGGCTACAGAACattatatttttttcaataaatttaGATTTATGTAACTTTAGTTAGAGTCTTACATCTCTGATGTTATGCTGGGTAACAGTGCGGTCCGTGTGGCGTGTGGTGAGGCTGGCAGTGGCTTTTAAAATTGCATCCTTGTCGGGAGCCTTATTATCTTGTTTCTTCtatgaaaataaacataaataacaaaTTATTAAGATCTGGCTAAAATGTAAGAAATTATTTCAAGCTAAAATAGTAAGATAAAACCATGATGACTCAAAGCTTAGTTCTATATTTCAAATCAATTGATGAAGCGCACTTTTTCCTCTGAACTAACGTCTCCCATCTTTGGAAGGGTCGGCGGTGGTCTTTTCTTTATGAGCAGCAAAACATCTGTAATACACAAAAAAAGGTGATTTAAATGGCGACAGATCAGAATCATTCCAAAGGACCAAGACAGGGTGATACTTGCCTTTTTCCTTGAGATTTTCATCAGCTACAGATTTGGTATCAGAAAGGACGCGTTCTGTAGCAGCATGTATGAGTTTATGGTGGGTAAGTGTTTTCGGGTCTTCTAGCTGTCCATGCAAACACTAAAGGACAAGCAAAAAACCAACACACATCAGAATTTATATCCCGATAATATTCAATGCTCACCACATTGATACATTCAATAAGGTGAAGAAAATGTCTGGAAAACACAAGTTTATATGATGAAATTCTATCTTGACACAAACATATATAAGTGTATTCTTTCCATCAATATCTACCAGAAAAGCGGACGCATTGTGTTTGGAAATAAAACCAAGAAGTATAGTAGTGATTTTGATATGCTGCTGGAATGAAGAGCAACATAGTCTGCCAGTAAAGTAGGATTTCTTCAGGACTAGCTGCAGCGAACAGAAAAGACTCACTTGGGCTGGTACATAGCCTGGCAGAGGCAGCCAGTCTACTAAATTATAAATAGCAAGGACTTCCCAGCAGCTATAAATAAAAGCCAGCGACACTGACACTGGCGGTGTAGAGAAGACACACCAGCCTGTAAACATCCCAGACAGAAGTGTCAggataaaaaaaaggcaacaaggGAGACTCCATCCACAGCCTACTTGTTTCAAGCACTTCTCCTTCAGTTTCTCAATAGTGGTGTCTTCCGTCACCTCCTCCAACCACTCTGTTCCGTCCATGGTGCAGATGTGGATTTTCAACACTTTGCCGGCAAAGATCTTCTCCTCCTGGACGAACATGACTGCAGCCTTCAGGGTAAAGAGTACCAGTCCAGTGACGTCTGAAAGCAGCAGTTGCTATGTGCTTCAAGGCAGGCTAGCAGGCTAACGATAGCCGTCTTTCTGTAAATCCGACAATCGGGCCAGAGCAACCGTCGATTAGCTGAGAACCATTTTCGGTTTCCCCTGCCGCTTTTCGGTCTGGTTACAAAAGGGTATCTCTGTGACAACCGTGCTGTTTGTTGTTCGAGACGAACACAGGCGTCCAACCAGCAAGAACCCTATTTTTACTGTAAggtttgaactttgaacttcaCGGGTGTCGGTGTGAAGGCATCGCGGGAGTTGTAGTTTTTAAAGCCACACGGCGATCGTCAAGTTGTACTCAGCCAGACTGGATAAAGCTTGTTATAGTTTTAAAAACTCAATGTACTGAAATGGCAATATACCTCCTATAATTTTTTACTAACATATTCTCTTCCAGTAGGAACTTACTGTTTCGTTTTTGTTTAACTGTTCTCCAACACAAATGGATACATATACAAATAACGTAACTACAATTAACCAATCAACTATGTTTATTTGTAACAATATTTTCCAAAAAGCATATATTATTACACAGCTATATTATTGAATCATCGGAGTTTGATCTGGAATACATTATAATAGcataatgaataaaaaacacaaacaaaatctaTTTAGATGGCAGTGTCACCTAGTAAACACAAGAGGGCGGTGTTACTCTGTTACTGTGAGGCTAAAATCGTGATAATTAGCTCTACAGTGAGACAAACTTACACTGTACAGCATCTGCTCTTATTAAACCCAGTTCATGGAAGAAAACAGCCACCTGACCCTAACAGAAGACAGTTTTCAAGATATCACGACACAAAAATGTCCTTTATTATCACAAGAAACATTTATACagattgaaaatgaaaacaggagaCATTTCTTGCAAATTATAACTTCATAATAAAAAAGAACCATATTGCTGATATGAGGATTTAACTACAGCCAATATGAGGGTCTCACAAAATATTTAAGTTGTCACAACTGATCATTTTTCAAAatttaagaaaacattttagaaTTCTGCAAAATGTAGCTGATTTTTGTGCATTATAGAACAGTAAATAAATATGATTTTATAAAACCTCAATgttagttttttctttttgagagAACTTTTTTTCCTAAGAATATATTCTGTCTATGTGAATATAATTCAAATCTGTTTATGCACAATGCAGTGTACaatgaaaaatatattttctgttcggACATTTTAGAGGCTGTAAATTGGTAAGAGACCTATCAAAACTGCATGCTTAAGACATCAGATTTCTTAAACAAAATCTTGCTTCCAAGGGAAATACGTAACATATttacaaagcagaagaacacagCCATAGGCTCAAACTAAAAAGGATGGAGAGGGCAAATGGAagtttcctttttccctctcaaCAAACATTGCGGCCAACAGGCCAAGTATCCAACACCACAGAACTTTTCTTAAGCCCGCGTTAACTGCCAATCTCCAAGATGGCTGTGTACTGTACAATTTATCACATTTTTCACCATCTTTCTAACTAAGAAGGCAAATAAATCTAGAGGCACAACATTATGTTGTTTCATTGACTCAAGATAACATCAAGTCTAGACTGCAACTAAGAATTCCATGATAGTAGAAAACAGGACATGTGCGTGAAATACAAGACAAATCCTGTTAACATTCACAACCTGCCTTTCAACCGATGGAAAGGCTAATTATTACACTTAGAATAGGTTGAAATTACACTGAAACTTAAAAGAAAATGCTACAGAATGCCCCTTGATCATAACTTTGATTATTAACAAGATTATacaaaaaatatgaacaaagaTTGAGAAATCATATAAAATGCTAAATGTCCTGAAGAAATAAATACCCAGTGTGGATGCTGAGACATACTGTGGTTGCAgtaaataaatgctaaaagAATATAGAATGTCTAAAGAACTTCACCAAAACAAAAAGGGATCCAGCGAGGCAATGCATATAAATAaggcattaataaataaaatgaatgaatggaaaatGGGAGTTTCTGTTAGTATAAAAGTGTATAAAAAGTCCTATTCATCTATGTTTACAGCTTTGCTCTTACTCTAGTTTCCCCCCACAGTGCCTATTTACACAGCAGCTCATCTGGAGAATTTTATTTGAACTGTTCTGGTATAGGTCCCATCTGAGACTGCATGCTTGTCGGTGGACTCGAAATGCCCTCTGACCAGTCGGACATGTTGGAATGAGGAGAAGAGCTTGACCACTGATCTGGAGAACCGGGGGAAGGTGTTAGAAAAGGATGATCAGCCACTTGGACCTGATGGTTTGGAGTGTTGTCTATGGGACCGGAATAGCTGTGCTGGGAGGGTGGGGTGAGGAACTGTGTGCTGGCCATTGACTGACTGAGGGTAGAAGTCATAATCTGCGTCTCCTGTGGGAGGATGGTGTGGATGGGAATGCTGGGGTTGGCCGTTCCCTGCTGGATCTCTGGGGAACTAAGCTCCCCTCCGATGAAGCTCTGGCCGTTGGTCGTATTTGAGTTCTGGTGCTGCAGTTGAAcattctgttgctgctgaagctgttgtAGATTCTGCATCTGTTGCATCTGCTGCGGACTGATGTGGGACTGCGGACCCAGTCTGGAGCTCTGAAGCCCCTGATAGTTCATTATCTGAGACAGGCTGGTGGTGGGGTGGCCATTACGGAGGGAGGTCATCAAGGCGTGCTGCCCTGCCTGGTGCAAACCTCCCTGACcactcagagctcctctcagggggTTGAACTGGCTGGGCTGGCTCATGTTAGGGTGCATCCTGGATAACCAATCACAGTGGCCGTTCATGGCACCTTGGCCACTGGAGTTAGACACGGGCATGTGGGTGAGGCGCGGCGGCAGAGGGTCGAACTGCATTCGAGCGAGTTCCTGCTTGTTTGGCATCACCATGTGGTTTACAGTGAGGTGTGGGTCAGACATACCCTGCAGATGGTTCAAGGAAACAGATGGTGACTGCTGGAAGGGTGAGGTCATCATGGGTGGGGAGGCAACATCAGAGACATAGCCGTGTGGAGACTCCAGTGAATCCACCGGTGACAGAACAGCTGAGCTGTCCAGGAGGTTCCCAGACTTCCCATCCTGTGAattctttttcttcaccttcataTCTTTGCCATCTTTGCAGGCAATGCCTTTGATGCTGGGCTTCCGTGCTTTTTTCCCCTGGCCTTGACCTTGAGGTGGGTGTTGCTTTATGCCACCTAGGTAGCCGTTGGGGGAGCAAAGAGGGGGTGACAACGTGGTGCCGAGCGATCCTGCGTGCATGTGAGGGCTCTGTACCAAGTTGTACTCATCCATTAGCCGTACAATGTCGTGATGCATTCTCTCCTGTGCGATGTCTCTAGGCAGTCGCTCCATGTGGTCAGTTATCTCTCTGTTTGCAAAGTGGTCCAACAAGACCTTGGCAGTCTCGTAGCTTCCTTCCCGAGCAGCCAAGAATAGAGGGGTTTCCTCCTGATGCAGCCAAAGGGAAAAGAACACATTACGTACTTTACAGCTGAACAATGAAAGATGTTCTGCAATTTCTTTCCACACCACttagaggagagacagaaaaaagaaaggtttttACCTTGTTGTTTTGCATGTCCTTGTTTGCCCCGTTCTTGAGAAGCACAACTGCAGCCTCCACGTTGTTTACTGCCGCAGCCCAGTGCAGAGCAGATTTACCTGGAGAACCAAAAATAGCTCGTTTGAAAACCTCCAACCACCAGCTGTAGCGATATTTATAAATACACCTTTAAAAAATGGCTCCATACCAAAATCATCAGCTGCATTGACATCGGCATGACAGTTAATGAGCTCTTCAACCATGCCTTCCACTGCCAGCCTGGCCGCTAAAATCAGGGGAGTCGTACCGTCATGCATGCGGGCATCCAAGTCCGTGGCACGATTCCTTATCAGAATCTACAGATAtaacaaaaggttttttttactaTAACGCCACTAGATCACTGACATATGTACACGCTACAGTAATATATTGGGTCAATTCAACATTTGGCATTGTTATAAATGATTGATTAATGTTATCTGTCTTCTCCATATCTGACCTAATCTCATCTAAGAGatggataaaaataaaaagcatcaaCTACTTATAATTGAGAAGCTATAGGCAGCTAATGTTTggtattttaaaagaaaacaactttCAGTATTAACATTATATCACAGTTCCACAAGACTAACACCTACCTGGAACACCCCCTGGGCATCAGCTGCCACCGCAGCATGGAGAGGCGTCCTTCCCATGTTGTCCTGAATGTTGGCATCagcactggcttccagaaggcGCTTGGCGGCGTCGGAACGCGCGTAGCGAGCAGCGAGATGCAGAGCTGTTTCACCTGTGCGGTCCGTCTGGTTGTGAAGGTTAGCGCCCTGGTAGATAAAGTCATTTATCACATTGGCTGAAgcatcctcttcttcctcactgtTGCCTGTTTCTAAACCTCCCCCGCTGCAGGATGCAATCATCAGTGGCGTGAACCCATCTGGAAAGAGAGATAGAGGAAGTTGAACAAGCTGCTTGGTCAGCACAGGTCCAGTACCTGCAACCCAAACATGGGAGCATGCGCTTCAAAGCAGCAGGCAGATCaaaacaaagcaacaaacaAATCGAAAGTGGATTTGACTCCTTTTGCTGGTTTGAATCATTACAGCTCTCCCCTTTCAATAACGGATTCTGATCAAGGCCCCGGCAGAAGTGGAGCTTCAGAGAGAAAGTGAAGCTGGGGGATAGAAGCCTGGTTATGGTAAAGCTAGGTTGCTGCAAAAACGAGGCATTAATATCTAACAGTGAGAAGCAGCTCAGTCAGTTGTCTTGAACAGTTTTTCCCTCTTCAAAAAGAAATCGAGCTCCAGATCTCTCAGATTTGGTCGATTCAGGTGCATTGATCCATcgtgagtaaaaaaaaagcaaactctCAAGGTTTTAACCCCGCTATTTGATTTGGTTCTCTTTCCCAAAAAAATCTTCTGCAGGAAATGTGGCGCTTAAAACAAAATTGGGTTAATGGATTCGATGctgtatttgttatttttataaaatgtgGACTAGAACAAAAAGACGGGCACCCATTACTGCTCAAATGATTAATCTGATCAGGAATCAGTGTTTTCCCTGCAGGCACTTGGCTTCCAGCTGACTGCTTTGAAGAAGATCCTTACCCTGAGGACATGGAGCTTTAGCAACTCCTACATGCACAGATACGTATCCATAGACACATAGACACGCGCACAATGTGACTAGAAGAAATCTACTTTCAAATAGAGCAGAGTGAATTTGGTTCTAATGTATGTATTATATTTACCCACCAAGTtttgtatataatgtatatactGCATATACAAGTGGTGAAAGCACCAGTTACAAAACAATCCATAATTAACGGACCTTCTTAAAATATTTTATACATTGAGAGAGATGTTTTaattacactttaaaaaaaacattaaaaaaatttcACATATCACGAATTGTGACACCTTATGAGAGTTCTTTAAGTCCAAGATTAGAAAGTACGTCACAGACCTGGTCCCCGGACATTCACGTCCATGCAGTCGCTCTCAATCTCGCCCTGAGGTGGAGTCGGTGCGATGGAGGGGACGCGCAGGTCAGCAGCATCCAGGTGCTGCTGAGTCCACTGGCGATGGTCCGTTTGGTCGTCAGCCTCCAGGATTGCCTGTTCATCGATTTGCTGGGAGAGAGCAAAGACGACTAAAGCCCACAGTAACATAAAGTGCAATGTTCAAAAGGGGAACTTAAAAATCAGAAGCAGATAAAAGCAGGAAAATATAAAAGCGCTGAAAAGCTGAGTTTTAACTTTCATAAgagcacatttaaaacaatCTTTCAGTGAAACCGTTGATAAAGTCACTTGTAAAATTCTTACCCTGAAGCGTTTGGCATCGGAATGCTTGTCGTCTTCCCAGTCATTGTGGGTAACATCCATGAGTGAAATGTCGGAAGTGTTTTTCAATTGCCTATGAAGACACAGGAAACCAGTTAGAAATCCTGATAGATGATTGTGTCCATTTCAGCAAAGCTTCTAACCTTTAATGGTGCATCAGTGCCAAAAAACCAAAGCATTAATTAGACCCTCACCCCACTTCTCCGCCCTAACGACTCGCACACCCGCGCCCCCATTACAATTAATTATAATAGACACTACAACTGGCACCCCCCTCCTAAATTTTCCTCACTAGTCACCCCCAGTGACTTTGAACCAGTCCTTCACCTGGCCCACAAAGAATCAGCCAACCAGCGAAGACCTAAAACCTACTTTAATCCCACGGAATCCTCTCCGACAGGCTCCCGTCGCTTCTTCTTGCTTGTCTCAGTGGTCTTGAAGCCTTCGGGAAGCCAGAGACGCCCATGCTCGTGACGACGCTTTCGGGCAGCCACCATTCCCACTCCAAGAAAGGCCAGCATCCCTATGCCAGCTAGGACCAAGTAGATTGGATAAAGCTCTTGTTGCGGCTGAAGGTCCACATCACCTGGCAGGAAAAGGGACATGGTGGTCAAGGCAGAGACCGGTAAAAGCTCGCGATCCTGTCCTGGCGGGACAGCGGGATCTGCCTGCGCGTTTGAGCAAAGCTAGACCCGCTTGTCCTCGCCTTCAGTTCACCGCTCCAACGCAGACCACAACTGACTGGCGATCTCCTCCGCTCGTAAAGCTAGCTTCTACTATCTACTCAGTAATAATCAGATGTGCTAACCACTTTTCatcaaaaaagtgaaaaaaaagggATGGGGCGTGataagtggggggaaaaaaagaaaaaagtgggaaaaaagaacaccaccacctcctctctcccttttcaaCCCAGGGTATCAAGAGACAACTTTACCATTTCTtctttaagagaaaaaaaggagggggatTAATGAACTTCAAATTACTGCACGCGCTTTAAGCTGTAAAGACGAAGGATTTATTAGGATTTTCAAGATAACAAAGACTCCCAACTTCTAGCACACTCCCGATCAATTTTtccccttctctttttttccgcTAACGATTTTGAAATGATAAACTCCCCCAACCCAAACCCTTGGAGATGCATTAAGTCCTGGTATTACATTCAGTGAGGTGAAGGTTGCAGCAGCCCCTCACACTGTGGGATGACGTGCCGGAGTgtgcgtgtgcctgtgtgaacttgtgtagtttctctgggTGTCTATGTGTACATGttagaagacagacagacaaaccagAGACTGAGTGTTACATTCTGTAAGTAGGGGCTGGATGACTTCAGTAGCGGCAATTAACCATTTTGGAGCCTGAAGCCAGTGGATTTGCACATCGAGGGAAGGATTGATTGTTCAGGCCATGAGATTCACAAATGCATTTGTTCACCGCTGCATaacaaatataaaattaaaGAGTGCCGAGGTTAGGAGCCGCCCATGGGTGCCTTCTGCTGCACTGCATTTGTCGACCTTACTTGTGTATAAGTATGCACAAATGTGTGGATAAAATCCATCAAAGGTCATGCACCTGTTTTTGTCCGTCCCGCCAAATCTACTGTAAAATCTAATGTAATATTTAATTCCTCACCTGACCTTATAATTGTGGCATGAACACAGACAAAAGCACAAAGAATGTTAATCTCAAATAAACCACATAATTGTTGCATGATTGGCAGGCAATTCATGAATATTTACCCATCAAAAGCTCTTTCAACTAGTCTTCTGATGGATTTTAATATTATACAGGGATTCAGCAAATGAATGACTGGAATATTCTACAAAACATatgcaggaggaaaagacaTGATTGAAGTTTACACTCACTATAAACAGCTTCAATAGTGTAGGGAACATCCAGTTTGAAACTGGATGCCAGTGCTCCGAGGAACGCGGCGGCATCGTTGGTGCTCTGGAAGCACTCAGTGGACTGCTGGAAGCACTGACGGTTGTCCATCTCCAAGTGAACCACAGAGCtgtggagaggaaaacaaacacacagacgatTGTGAAACATATTGTGCCCAGTGAATCCTTAAAACTGTAGCCAATAAGGCAGATATTCCTCCTTACCCTTTGACCTGCAAATGATccagctccctcctccttcttttgcTCCGACCAGCCACATCATACAAGCTTTTCTTTACCCTATTCAGCACCTGTCCAGGGACTTCTGACCAGTTGTCCACTGAACGCTTCACGTTGTACTTCTTCAGCTCGTGTTCTTCCCCGTAGTACGGGTACACCATCAGCTCGCCTTTGCCATCTTTCCTTATTATCATATTGGTCCGCAGGACGCGGCTGAGCTCACGCAGGAAGCCAAAAGAGTTGTTCAGGAGATGTTCGGGAGCGACGTGGACTACCAGGATTAACTGGCCAACAGCGAGCTTCTTGGGAACATTATTGGCACAATCTAAACCATCCCACT is a window of Takifugu flavidus isolate HTHZ2018 chromosome 5, ASM371156v2, whole genome shotgun sequence DNA encoding:
- the ubac1 gene encoding ubiquitin-associated domain-containing protein 1 encodes the protein MFVQEEKIFAGKVLKIHICTMDGTEWLEEVTEDTTIEKLKEKCLKQCLHGQLEDPKTLTHHKLIHAATERVLSDTKSVADENLKEKDVLLLIKKRPPPTLPKMGDVSSEEKKKQDNKAPDKDAILKATASLTTRHTDRTVTQHNIRDFQTELRKILVSLIEVAQKLLALNPDAVELFKKANAMLDEDEEDRVDETALQQLTEMGFPESRAIKALRLNHMSVTQAMEWLIEHVDDPSVDAPIPGHDSSGAAGAAAAATAGPSTSASASGPKVLRSLSSQSSTEESSRQDELTEIFKRIRRKREFRPDSRAVIALMEMGFDEKEVVDALRVNNNQQDAACEWLLGDRKPSPEDMDKGIDTDSPLFQAILENPVVQLGLTNPKTLLAFEDMLENPLNSTQWMNDPETGPVMLQISRIFQTLNRT